From Xenopus tropicalis strain Nigerian chromosome 3, UCB_Xtro_10.0, whole genome shotgun sequence, the proteins below share one genomic window:
- the ptpn12 gene encoding tyrosine-protein phosphatase non-receptor type 12, translated as MDQVAILKSFIQRVQTMDIKDQNGEDNFGCDFMKLRRLSTKYRTDKIYPTITGEKEENVKKNRYKDILPFDHSRVRLALKVPSHESDYINANFIKGVHGPKAYIATQGPLPNTVIDYWRMIWEYNVAIIVMACREFEMGRKKCERYYPNYGEQTITFGPFHISCESEESRKDYFVRTLLLEFQNETRTIHQFHYVNWPDHDVPSSFDSILDMIGLMRHYQAHDDVPLCIHCSAGCGRTGAICAIDYTWNLLKAGRIPEEFNVYSLIQEMRTQRHSAVQTKEQYELVHRAIAQLFQKQLEVYENETGKIVDGLEDNNIDDNIPSENEKTDSPPPKPPRIRSCLVEGDVKEEILQPPEPHPVPPILTPSPPSAYPAVTTVWQDCDRYHPKPVLHVLSSNNPTDLNENYSKSGELIGKNEPTVEKKLERKLSFDIKKVPLQESPKSFEGSTGLQRGLGMKIKSASSYAIDQSSKIPASGSLESIVGLSSNSCTGCTSSKPSKPIQGLSHQRDSDPPSRPDHLPLEKGLSVSSGMCKNVSSTAEIPLALCPCYSGSTSTVLSCPTQSQIDDRSTLSLQAPLSFTNPLHSDDSDIEEGNSYGSMTKSLSNISTASATVSAASAAENSSARKVVPMSIARHDSPSPKHPEAEKNATQDQHGEAMSQTLLFNSNDVKDQLASRPGSNVSDNSRAFQDLPSQRT; from the exons aaACTTAGAAGACTGTCAACTAAGTACAGGACTGACAAGATTTATCCTACAATTACTGGcgaaaaagaagaaaatgttaaaaagaacAGATATAAAGATATTCTACCAT TCGATCACAGCAGAGTACGACTTGCACTAAAAGTTCCATCACATGAATCCGATTACATCAATGCAAATTTCATCAAG GGAGTACATGGGCCAAAAGCATATATTGCCACCCAGGGACCACTACCAAACACAGTAATAGATTACTGGAGGATGATTTGGGAATATAATGTTGCT ATAATTGTAATGGCTTGTCGTGAATTTGAAATGGGACGG aaaaaatgTGAACGATATTATCCTAATTATGGAGAGCAGACCATAACGTTTGGTCCATTTCATATCTCTTGT GAGAGTGAAGAGTCTAGAAAAGATTACTTTGTTAGAACACTGTTATTGGAATTCCAGAAT GAAACACGTACAATTCATCAGTTTCATTATGTAAACTGGCCAGACCATGATGTTCCATCATCATTTGATTCTATTCTGGATATGATTGGCTTAATGCGACATTACCAGGCTCATGATGATGTACCTTTATGTATACATTGCAG TGCGGGTTGTGGGCGGACTGGAGCAATATGTGCAATAGACTACACGTGGAACTTGCTGAAAGCTGGT AGGATACCAGAAGAGTTCAACGTATACAGCTTGATTCAAGAAATGAGGACGCAACGACATTCAGCAGTTCAGACAAAG GAGCAGTATGAGTTGGTGCACCGTGCCATAGCCCAGCTATTTCAGAAGCAGCTGGAAGTGTATGAAAATGAAACAGGAAAAATTGTTGATGGCTTG GAGGACAACAACATCGATGATAATATACCTTCAGAGAATGAAAAAACAGACTCACCCCCTCCAAAACCCCCAAGAATCCGGAG TTGCCTCGTAGAAGGAGATGTGAAGGAAGAAATCCTGCAGCCCCCCGAACCCCATCCTGTACCTCCAATTTTGACACCATCGCCACCTTCTGCCTACCCAGCGGTCACTACTGTATGGCAAGATTGTGATCGCTATCATCCAAAACCAGTTCTACACGTGCTGTCATCGAATAATCCAACAGATCTGAATGAAAATTATAGCAAGTCTGGAGAACTGATTGGGAAGAATGAACCTACTGTAGAGAAGAAACTTGAGCGCAAACTGAGCTTTGATATAAAGAAAGTCCCTCTCCAAGAGAGCCCTAAAAGTTTTGAGGGGAGCACAGGTTTGCAAAGGGGATTGGGCATGAAAATAAAATCTGCTTCCTCCTATGCAATTGATCAGTCTTCAAAAATCCCAGCATCTGGTTCTTTGGAGTCTATAGTGGGTTTGTCTTCAAATAGCTGCACTGGCTGTACAAGTTCCAAACCATCAAAACCCATACAAGGGCTTTCACATCAAAGAGACTCTGATCCGCCCTCAAGACCAGATCATTTGCCACTGGAAAAAGGACTTTCAGTGTCTTCTGGAATGTGTAAAAATGTGTCTTCCACTGCTGAAATCCCTTTAGCTTTGTGCCCTTGTTATTCTGGAAGTACTAGcactgtcctgtcctgtccaACCCAGAGTCAGATTGATGATCGCAGTACTCTTTCACTTCAGGCCCCACTGTCCTTTACTAACCCTCTGCACTCTGATGACTCTGACATAGAAGAGGGGAATTCTTATGGATCGATGACAAAAAGTTTGTCTAATATATCAACCGCAAGTGCCACTGTATCTGCTGCTTCTGCAGCTGAAAATTCATCAGCTAGGAAAGTAGTACCGATGTCAATTGCTAGACATGACTCTCCGAGCCCTAAACACCCCGAAGCTGAAAAAA ATGCTACACAAGATCAGCATGGTGAGGCCATGTCACAGACCCTGCTTTTTAATTCCAATGATGTGAAAGATCAACTGGCATCCCGACCAG GCTCCAATGTCAGTGATAACTCTAGAGCATTTCAAGATCTCCCTTCACAAAGGACATGA